One window from the genome of Lachancea thermotolerans CBS 6340 chromosome B complete sequence encodes:
- the GCR2 gene encoding Gcr2p (weakly similar to uniprot|Q01722 Saccharomyces cerevisiae YNL199C GCR2 Transcriptional activator of genes involved in glycolysis functions and interacts with Gcr1p) has translation MSYVRRDSSGSVTSAGIMHHQSKLDVFIIKAHRLLSNGAAINGDDVSLVNTGSSSSSPQGGAGAAGGTGAGSAAASGASPQQDLALFQRLSQLYNATISTSLLDDNSTSPKSAIELYQRFQQILKELELSYDVSPYGKYFRRLENGMWQIRDDSELVSDQLWQLVSVSISTVYDAKTGQMLNQTRRRVNSMATSSKNSPSEVIDHTLPQQLQKRLQKLQQDNKHNYYTTPASPSLAVAPNSNGSGNANGGANGMANGMVNGTTNGIGIGIGTGAGAVNRSSSSGSTPLGKRKYVGIGTPDEDAVEELLQLATKKPRTDLPTIDEDIPQQTLPSRALTSKEADLYDRLLREKDDRVKQLEADLESQRQETLWLRKMLLEDLACIRSMLHKKASPGRS, from the coding sequence ATGAGCTACGTTCGCCGAGACTCTAGCGGATCGGTGACATCGGCCGGCATCATGCACCACCAGAGCAAGCTGGacgtcttcatcatcaaagCGCACCGGCTGCTGTCCAACGGGGCCGCAATCAACGGCGACGACGTGAGCCTTGTGAACACGGGGTCCAGTTCGAGCTCGCCCCAGGGCGGCGCGGGAGCTGCGGGCGGCACCGGCGCAGGCAGCGCCGCTGCCAGCGGGGCCAGCCCGCAGCAGGACCTGGCGCTGTTCCAGCGGCTGTCGCAGCTGTACAACGCGACGATCTCCACGAGCCTGTTGGACGACAACTCGACGTCGCCCAAGTCTGCGATCGAGCTGTACCAGCGGTTCCAGCAGATCCTaaaggagctggagctcaGCTACGACGTCAGCCCTTACGGCAAGTACTTCCGGCGCCTGGAGAACGGCATGTGGCAGATCAGGGACGACTCCGAGCTGGTGAGCGATCAGCTGTGGCAGCTCGTGTCCGTCTCGATCAGCACCGTCTACGACGCCAAGACGGGCCAGATGCTGAACCAGACGCGCCGCCGCGTCAACAGCATGGCGACCTCGTCCAAGAACTCGCCCTCTGAGGTGATCGACCACACACTGccgcagcagctgcagaaaaGGCTCCAGAAGCTCCAGCAAGACAACAAACACAACTACTACACGACGCCCGCGAGCCCGTCTCTCGCGGTCGCACCCAACAGCAACGGCAGTGGCAACGCCAACGGCGGTGCAAACGGCATGGCCAACGGCATGGTCAACGGCACCACTAACGGCATTGGCATCGGCATCGGCACGGGCGCTGGGGCCGTGAACCGGTCCTCCAGTTCCGGTAGCACACCGCTCGGCAAGCGCAAGTACGTGGGCATCGGCACGCCCGACGAGGACGCGGTCGAGGAGCTCCTGCAGCTGGCCACCAAAAAGCCCAGAACCGACCTGCCTACCATTGATGAAGATATTCCACAACAAACACTGCCATCCAGGGCCCTCACGTCCAAAGAAGCTGACCTCTACGACCGGCTGCTGCGCGAAAAGGACGATCGGGTCAAGCAGCTCGAGGCCGACCTCGAATCCCAGCGCCAGGAGACGCTATGGCTCCGCAAAATGCTGCTAGAGGATCTGGCTTGCATAAGGAGCATGCTGCACAAGAAAGCCAGCCCCGGGAGGTCGTGA